In the Leptotrichia sp. oral taxon 847 genome, one interval contains:
- a CDS encoding transcriptional regulator encodes MEDKEKLRKLIKDTRIQKNIAREKISELLKLKGINYAESSLSRYENGITESIKAEVLKGISEILGLDVIEMYKLAGLLNENEDTRFIKLNKRERNQFSEIEKGAAYFFNDNSISDEDKKRLHDSLQELFFDAKMKNKRK; translated from the coding sequence ATGGAAGATAAAGAAAAATTAAGAAAACTTATAAAAGACACAAGAATACAAAAAAATATAGCTAGAGAAAAAATATCTGAACTGTTAAAATTAAAGGGAATTAATTATGCAGAATCTTCATTATCACGTTATGAAAATGGCATAACGGAAAGCATAAAAGCAGAAGTCTTAAAAGGTATTTCCGAAATACTTGGACTCGATGTTATTGAAATGTATAAGTTGGCAGGATTATTGAATGAAAACGAAGACACAAGATTTATTAAATTGAATAAAAGAGAACGTAATCAGTTTAGCGAAATTGAAAAAGGAGCAGCATATTTTTTTAATGATAACAGTATAAGCGATGAGGATAAGAAAAGATTACATGATAGTTTACAAGAACTTTTTTTCGATGCAAAAATGAAAAACAAAAGAAAATAG